Proteins co-encoded in one Bacillus sp. FSL H8-0547 genomic window:
- the spoVAD gene encoding stage V sporulation protein AD: MRLTGKQTWVFENPVYVQSSGTAVGPKEADGPLGSGFDKTYDNLHCNEDNWELAERRLMEDAIDFALKKGNFTKEDIDFFLAGDLLNQNVTANYTARHNKIPFLCMFGACSTSMETLAVSSALVDGGFANRVLAATSSHNATAERQFRYPTEYGGQKPKTAQSTISGSGAVIVSRDESDIRITSATIGSVADLGITDPFDMGSAMAPAAADTIAQHFKDLNVSPAEYDLIATGDLASVGSPILKDLLKEEGFDVYANHNDCGIMIYRPDQNVFAGGSGCGCSAVVTYSHLFNEMRNGNLKKVMVVATGALLSPTMIQQKESIPTIAHAVVFERVDRGGNNTWNT, encoded by the coding sequence ATGAGATTAACCGGTAAGCAGACGTGGGTTTTTGAAAATCCTGTTTATGTTCAGTCAAGCGGAACGGCTGTCGGGCCAAAAGAAGCAGATGGACCGCTCGGCAGCGGATTTGATAAAACATATGACAATCTCCACTGCAATGAGGACAACTGGGAACTTGCGGAACGGCGGCTGATGGAGGATGCGATCGATTTTGCCCTGAAGAAAGGAAATTTCACAAAGGAAGACATTGATTTTTTCCTTGCAGGAGATCTCCTCAATCAGAACGTGACAGCAAACTATACAGCAAGGCATAACAAGATCCCTTTTCTCTGCATGTTTGGAGCATGCTCAACCTCCATGGAAACACTGGCTGTGAGTTCGGCGCTAGTTGACGGGGGATTTGCAAACAGGGTGTTAGCCGCTACGAGCAGCCATAACGCAACAGCAGAGCGGCAGTTCAGGTACCCTACCGAATATGGCGGTCAAAAGCCGAAAACAGCCCAGTCCACCATTTCAGGTTCAGGAGCCGTCATTGTCAGCCGCGACGAGAGTGACATCAGAATTACGTCAGCGACCATCGGCAGTGTGGCAGACCTTGGAATAACGGATCCCTTTGATATGGGATCTGCGATGGCACCAGCGGCTGCGGATACCATTGCGCAGCACTTTAAAGACTTAAACGTATCTCCAGCCGAGTACGATTTGATTGCAACGGGCGATCTGGCTTCTGTTGGCAGCCCGATCTTGAAGGATCTTTTAAAAGAAGAAGGATTTGACGTCTATGCCAATCATAACGACTGCGGCATTATGATTTACCGGCCTGACCAGAACGTGTTTGCAGGGGGCAGCGGCTGCGGATGTTCGGCTGTTGTCACGTATAGCCATCTTTTTAACGAAATGAGAAACGGCAATTTGAAAAAAGTGATGGTGGTCGCAACGGGCGCTCTCTTAAGCCCGACGATGATTCAGCAAAAAGAATCCATTCCGACAATTGCTCATGCAGTTGTTTTCGAGAGAGTGGACAGGGGTGGGAACAATACATGGAATACTTAA
- a CDS encoding GntP family permease: MEIIIILLSLSLLMFVAYRGFSVILFAPICALFAVLLTDPSYVLPFFSNVFMEKMVGFIKLYFPVFLLGAIFGKVVEMSGLAESIAKTIVKLVGAKRAILAIVLMGAILTYSGVSLFVVVFAVYPFAKNLFIQADIPKRLIPGTIALGAFTFTMDALPGTPQIQNVIPTTFFKTDIYAAPVLGIIGAIFVLSIGMWYLESRRKKAEKAGEGYAGFHSETAAGLDPEIVREKEEATLSAGTEPSVARQILAFVPLILVGVMNKFFTVSFPKWYPNGFDFSAIGLEAFGKIELPSVVAIWSVELALLIGIIATIAFDWKAVTANIKEGLNAGIGGALLAAMNTGAEYGFGGVIAALPGFKAVSNGISSTFTDPLVNGAVTTTTLAGITGSASGGMGIALSAMSDKYLEAIEKFNIPPEVMHRVISMASGGMDTLPHNGAVITLLAVTGLTHRQSYRDIFAITIIKTVAVFVIIGIYSLFGLV, encoded by the coding sequence GTGGAAATCATTATTATTTTATTGTCGCTGAGTTTATTGATGTTTGTGGCATACCGGGGATTTTCGGTTATTTTGTTTGCTCCGATCTGTGCACTGTTTGCTGTGCTGCTGACAGATCCGAGTTATGTCCTGCCGTTTTTCTCCAATGTGTTTATGGAAAAAATGGTCGGGTTCATTAAACTTTACTTTCCTGTGTTCCTGCTTGGGGCCATTTTTGGGAAAGTTGTTGAAATGTCTGGCCTTGCTGAATCGATTGCCAAGACGATTGTCAAACTTGTCGGTGCAAAGAGAGCCATTCTTGCCATCGTTCTGATGGGTGCGATTTTAACGTACAGCGGCGTCAGTCTGTTTGTTGTTGTGTTTGCCGTCTATCCATTTGCGAAGAACCTTTTCATCCAGGCAGACATTCCAAAACGCCTGATTCCGGGAACGATTGCTCTCGGTGCGTTTACCTTTACAATGGATGCCCTTCCAGGTACTCCGCAGATTCAAAACGTAATCCCGACTACTTTCTTCAAAACAGATATCTATGCAGCGCCTGTTCTTGGAATCATTGGTGCGATCTTCGTCCTCTCAATTGGGATGTGGTATCTGGAATCAAGACGCAAAAAAGCTGAGAAAGCCGGAGAAGGATATGCCGGATTTCATTCAGAGACGGCTGCCGGGCTTGATCCTGAGATCGTCCGCGAAAAGGAAGAGGCGACATTATCGGCTGGAACTGAACCGAGTGTGGCGCGCCAGATTTTGGCTTTTGTGCCGCTGATTCTTGTTGGAGTCATGAATAAGTTTTTCACAGTTTCGTTTCCAAAATGGTATCCAAACGGATTTGATTTTTCAGCCATCGGGCTTGAAGCGTTCGGAAAGATCGAACTGCCGTCCGTTGTAGCCATCTGGTCTGTTGAACTTGCGCTGCTGATTGGAATCATCGCGACGATTGCTTTTGACTGGAAAGCTGTAACCGCCAACATTAAAGAAGGTCTGAATGCCGGTATCGGCGGTGCCCTGCTTGCAGCTATGAATACAGGCGCTGAGTACGGGTTCGGCGGCGTTATTGCTGCATTGCCTGGATTTAAAGCAGTAAGCAACGGAATTTCTTCTACTTTCACAGATCCGCTCGTAAACGGTGCGGTTACGACGACGACACTTGCAGGTATTACCGGCTCTGCATCAGGCGGTATGGGAATTGCGCTTAGCGCGATGTCTGATAAGTACCTTGAGGCGATTGAAAAGTTCAATATTCCTCCTGAGGTTATGCACAGGGTCATTTCGATGGCTTCCGGCGGTATGGATACGCTTCCTCACAATGGAGCGGTTATCACGCTTCTTGCTGTTACCGGATTGACTCACAGACAATCCTACCGTGATATTTTTGCCATTACGATTATTAAAACAGTTGCCGTGTTTGTCATCATCGGAATTTACAGTCTATTCGGTCTAGTATAA
- a CDS encoding CoA transferase subunit B: MNDSRRKMVQRAVKEIQDGMNVNLGIGMPTLVANEIPDDYNVLLQSENGLLGIGPYPVSGTEDPDLINAGKETVTSVPGASYFDSAESFAMIRGGHIDLAILGGMEVSEEGDLANWMIPGKMVKGMGGAMDLVNGAKRIIVIMEHVNKYGESKVKKECSLPLTGKHVVNRLITDLAVFDFADGAMELVELQDGVTIEEVKEKTEAAFTVNQSLMTAH, from the coding sequence ATGAATGACAGCAGACGGAAAATGGTGCAGAGAGCAGTAAAAGAAATTCAGGACGGAATGAACGTGAATCTCGGAATCGGAATGCCGACGCTTGTGGCTAACGAAATTCCGGATGATTACAATGTTCTTTTGCAATCAGAGAATGGCCTCCTTGGGATCGGTCCTTACCCGGTTTCTGGAACAGAAGATCCAGACCTGATCAACGCAGGGAAAGAAACGGTAACAAGTGTGCCTGGAGCTTCCTACTTCGACAGTGCCGAATCCTTCGCCATGATCCGCGGAGGGCATATTGATCTTGCTATTCTTGGGGGCATGGAGGTATCTGAAGAGGGGGACCTTGCCAACTGGATGATCCCGGGGAAAATGGTAAAAGGAATGGGTGGTGCCATGGATCTTGTAAACGGCGCCAAAAGAATCATTGTTATTATGGAGCATGTGAATAAATACGGCGAATCCAAGGTGAAGAAGGAATGCAGCCTTCCGCTGACAGGGAAGCATGTAGTCAACCGCCTCATTACAGATCTTGCCGTCTTTGATTTTGCGGATGGTGCGATGGAGCTTGTCGAACTGCAGGACGGAGTGACCATTGAAGAGGTAAAAGAGAAAACAGAGGCCGCGTTTACGGTCAACCAATCATTGATGACCGCCCATTAA
- a CDS encoding spore germination protein has product MSEKKAEQKTKISSKLSVNENYFKNHVGLNQSFDLGVRKIFVLGVEVNMYYVTGLCDTSFLIPILKELVEINDFEFERMKVNEIIENRLAHQQVQKLKTMDEAVDQVLSGLVVFMIEGFDYGIVVDVRSYPGRNPEEPDTEKVVRGSRDGFVENIIVNTALMRRRIRDEGLRFSMMKIGERSKTDVCLCYIEDVADPDMVEVVKKELETIKIDGLTMSDKTVEEFLVKQGYNPFPLVRYTERADVAANHLLEGHVLIIVDTSPSVIITPTTYFHHVQHAEEYRQAPAVGTFLRWVRFLGIIGSIFIVPLWFAYVLEPSLLPEAINYIGPNEKKNIPIVVQLFLADLGIEFLRMAAIHTPTALSVAMGLIAAALIGQIAIDVGLFVPEVILYVAIAAIGTFATPSYELSIANKMVRLVLLVAVALFHAEGLVVGTTLIFLYLASIRSLNTPYLWPFLPFNAKALWQVFIRTSVPGAKVRPSIVHPQNIRKQPR; this is encoded by the coding sequence ATGAGCGAAAAAAAAGCAGAACAGAAGACGAAAATTTCATCTAAACTATCCGTCAATGAAAACTATTTTAAAAACCATGTCGGGTTAAATCAAAGCTTTGACCTCGGTGTCCGGAAAATTTTTGTCCTGGGCGTAGAGGTCAATATGTACTACGTGACAGGCCTTTGCGATACTTCTTTTCTGATTCCGATTTTAAAAGAACTCGTCGAAATCAATGACTTTGAGTTTGAACGGATGAAAGTCAATGAAATTATCGAAAACAGGCTTGCCCATCAGCAGGTGCAAAAGCTTAAAACGATGGATGAAGCAGTCGATCAGGTCCTTTCCGGATTAGTTGTCTTCATGATTGAAGGCTTTGATTACGGAATTGTCGTTGATGTGCGGAGCTATCCCGGCAGAAACCCTGAAGAACCGGATACAGAAAAAGTGGTCCGGGGTTCAAGAGACGGTTTTGTTGAAAACATCATTGTGAACACTGCTTTGATGCGCAGAAGAATCCGGGATGAAGGCTTGCGGTTTTCGATGATGAAGATCGGTGAACGCTCGAAAACGGATGTATGCCTGTGCTACATAGAAGATGTTGCAGACCCTGATATGGTTGAAGTGGTAAAAAAAGAGCTTGAGACCATTAAGATAGACGGACTTACGATGTCAGATAAAACGGTGGAAGAATTCCTGGTGAAACAGGGATATAATCCGTTTCCTCTTGTCAGATACACAGAGCGGGCTGATGTTGCGGCCAATCATTTGCTTGAAGGGCATGTATTAATTATTGTTGATACATCTCCAAGTGTGATCATTACGCCAACCACGTACTTTCATCATGTTCAGCACGCGGAAGAATACCGCCAGGCCCCTGCTGTCGGAACGTTTTTAAGATGGGTGAGGTTTCTCGGCATCATAGGATCGATTTTTATCGTCCCTCTATGGTTTGCTTATGTGCTTGAACCATCGCTTTTGCCAGAAGCAATCAATTACATTGGTCCTAATGAAAAGAAAAATATTCCGATAGTCGTACAGTTGTTTCTCGCTGATCTGGGAATCGAATTTTTAAGGATGGCGGCCATTCATACTCCGACCGCATTATCCGTTGCGATGGGCTTGATTGCGGCAGCTCTGATCGGGCAGATTGCCATTGATGTCGGACTTTTTGTTCCCGAGGTCATTCTCTACGTTGCCATCGCTGCCATCGGGACTTTTGCAACACCGAGCTATGAGCTCAGCATTGCCAATAAAATGGTGAGGCTGGTACTCCTTGTGGCGGTTGCACTGTTTCACGCAGAAGGACTTGTCGTCGGGACTACCTTGATTTTCTTATACTTAGCGAGCATCAGATCGTTGAACACGCCATATCTATGGCCGTTCCTTCCATTTAACGCCAAAGCTCTGTGGCAGGTTTTCATCCGTACATCGGTGCCAGGGGCAAAGGTCAGACCAAGCATCGTACACCCCCAGAATATCAGGAAACAGCCGCGCTAA
- a CDS encoding stage V sporulation protein AB yields the protein MIINLLITMLIGLAGGLAVGSGFVAFLAVLGIIPRLTQLTKTVDMIQAYEWAIVAGAITGGWVSLRDSKLFLPEFFLLPVGLINGIFIGMLAAALTEVLNVFPILAKRIGIADKIVILLMAIVFGKVAGSLFHWIYFVYQ from the coding sequence ATGATCATTAACCTTCTGATCACGATGCTGATCGGGCTTGCAGGGGGTCTTGCTGTAGGGTCGGGGTTTGTCGCATTTTTAGCGGTTCTCGGGATCATTCCCCGTCTCACCCAGCTGACGAAAACCGTCGATATGATTCAGGCGTACGAGTGGGCCATTGTAGCCGGGGCCATTACAGGGGGATGGGTCAGCTTAAGGGATTCGAAACTGTTCTTGCCGGAGTTTTTTCTTTTGCCCGTCGGCTTAATCAACGGGATCTTTATCGGCATGCTTGCCGCAGCGCTCACTGAAGTACTGAATGTTTTTCCGATTCTCGCAAAAAGAATCGGAATTGCCGACAAGATTGTCATTCTCTTAATGGCGATTGTGTTTGGAAAAGTGGCAGGGTCCCTGTTTCACTGGATCTATTTCGTCTATCAATAA
- the spoVAE gene encoding stage V sporulation protein AE codes for MEYLIAFAVGGAICVIGQILLDFAKLTPAHVMSTFVVSGAILDGFGIYDNFIKFAGAGATVPITSFGHSLLHGAMKQAEEHGIIGIGIGIFELTSAGISAAIVFAFFVALIFKPKG; via the coding sequence ATGGAATACTTAATTGCGTTTGCAGTAGGCGGGGCCATATGTGTCATCGGCCAGATTCTCCTTGATTTTGCAAAGCTTACACCGGCACATGTTATGAGTACGTTCGTCGTGTCAGGTGCGATTCTTGACGGCTTCGGCATTTATGATAATTTTATAAAATTTGCAGGAGCAGGCGCCACCGTTCCGATTACAAGCTTCGGCCATTCCCTTTTGCACGGGGCAATGAAGCAGGCGGAGGAACACGGCATTATCGGGATCGGAATCGGTATTTTCGAACTGACATCTGCAGGGATCTCAGCTGCTATTGTGTTTGCTTTTTTCGTGGCACTTATTTTTAAGCCGAAAGGATAA
- a CDS encoding 3-hydroxybutyrate dehydrogenase encodes MNQLLSGKTALITGAAGGIGFEIAKEYAREGAAVVISDINREAAEAAASKLKDEGFESIAAACDVTKEDEMIGAIETVQKQYGRLDILVNNAGLQHVSPIDEFPTDRFEFLIKVMLTAPFVATKHAFPIMKKQKFGRIINMASINGVIGFAGKAAYNSAKHGVIGLTKVAALEGAEHGITVNALCPGYVDTPLVRNQLADLAKTRNVELERVLEQVIYPLVPQKRLLAVQEIADYAVFLASDKAKGITGQAAILDGGYTVQ; translated from the coding sequence ATGAACCAATTACTCAGCGGAAAAACAGCGCTGATCACAGGCGCTGCAGGCGGGATCGGCTTTGAAATAGCAAAAGAGTATGCAAGAGAAGGTGCTGCGGTCGTAATTTCAGATATTAATAGAGAAGCAGCAGAAGCAGCGGCATCAAAGCTGAAGGATGAAGGATTTGAATCCATTGCGGCAGCGTGCGATGTAACAAAGGAAGACGAGATGATTGGAGCAATCGAAACCGTCCAAAAGCAATATGGACGACTGGATATTCTGGTCAACAATGCAGGACTGCAGCACGTTTCTCCAATTGACGAATTTCCGACTGACCGGTTTGAATTTCTGATTAAAGTCATGCTGACAGCTCCGTTTGTCGCAACAAAACATGCTTTCCCGATTATGAAAAAACAAAAATTCGGCAGAATCATCAACATGGCATCCATAAACGGAGTCATCGGTTTTGCTGGAAAAGCGGCATATAACAGCGCCAAGCATGGTGTCATCGGATTAACAAAAGTAGCGGCGCTTGAAGGGGCAGAACATGGCATTACCGTTAACGCACTTTGTCCAGGTTACGTGGATACACCGCTTGTGCGCAATCAGCTCGCAGACCTTGCAAAAACAAGAAATGTAGAGCTCGAACGCGTGCTCGAGCAGGTCATCTATCCGCTCGTTCCGCAAAAGAGACTGCTCGCTGTTCAGGAAATTGCGGATTATGCCGTCTTCCTTGCAAGCGACAAAGCGAAAGGAATAACTGGTCAGGCAGCGATTCTTGACGGCGGGTATACGGTTCAATAA
- a CDS encoding CoA transferase subunit A: MGKGKVLDSFEQAIEKIEDGATLVVGGFGLCGIPEKAILALRDKGVKDLTVVSNNCGVDDWGLGLLLANKQIKKMMSSYVGENKIFERQYLSGELEVELIPQGTLAERMRAGGAGIPGFYTATGVGTKVAEGKEHKNFDGRTYILERGIVGDFALVKAWKADTLGNLVFRKTSRNFNPVAAMAGKITIAEVEEIVEAGELDPDEIHTPGIYVQHVLLGSNYEKRIERLTVRQA; the protein is encoded by the coding sequence ATGGGAAAAGGGAAAGTGCTCGATTCATTTGAACAGGCAATAGAAAAAATAGAAGACGGTGCAACATTGGTCGTTGGAGGCTTCGGCCTCTGCGGCATTCCGGAAAAAGCGATTCTGGCATTAAGAGATAAAGGGGTAAAAGACCTGACAGTTGTCAGCAATAACTGCGGAGTGGATGATTGGGGTCTCGGCCTTCTTCTCGCCAACAAACAAATTAAGAAAATGATGTCCTCTTATGTAGGGGAAAACAAAATTTTTGAACGACAGTATTTAAGCGGCGAATTGGAAGTGGAACTGATTCCGCAGGGAACGCTCGCCGAGAGAATGAGAGCGGGCGGTGCAGGCATTCCGGGTTTTTATACAGCCACAGGGGTGGGAACAAAGGTCGCAGAAGGAAAAGAACATAAGAATTTTGACGGCAGGACCTATATTCTTGAAAGAGGGATTGTCGGTGATTTTGCCCTCGTAAAAGCGTGGAAAGCAGATACCCTCGGCAATTTGGTCTTCCGGAAAACATCAAGGAATTTTAACCCGGTAGCTGCAATGGCAGGGAAAATAACGATTGCAGAAGTGGAAGAAATTGTAGAAGCAGGCGAACTGGATCCGGACGAAATTCATACACCGGGCATCTATGTCCAGCATGTATTGCTTGGATCAAACTATGAAAAGCGCATTGAACGCCTGACTGTGCGCCAGGCATAA
- the spoVAC gene encoding stage V sporulation protein AC, whose translation MANLKDDYKNKVKTYQPKPPYFLNCLKAFLVGGLICTLGQAISNMYIHFFNFTEKTAGNPTVATLILISALLTGFGIYDRIGQFAGAGSAVPVTGFANSMTSAALEHRSEGIVLGVATNMFKLAGSVIVFGVVAAYVVGIIRYVYGLAF comes from the coding sequence ATGGCAAATTTAAAGGACGATTACAAAAACAAGGTAAAGACGTATCAGCCGAAGCCGCCGTATTTTTTGAACTGCCTGAAGGCTTTTTTAGTGGGAGGTCTGATCTGCACGCTTGGCCAGGCCATATCAAACATGTATATTCACTTCTTTAATTTTACGGAAAAAACCGCCGGAAACCCTACGGTCGCAACACTTATATTAATTTCAGCTCTCCTTACGGGTTTTGGCATCTACGACAGGATCGGCCAGTTTGCAGGAGCCGGTTCAGCCGTGCCTGTTACCGGCTTTGCCAATTCTATGACAAGTGCGGCCCTTGAGCACAGAAGTGAAGGGATTGTGCTCGGAGTTGCGACAAACATGTTTAAGCTTGCCGGGTCGGTCATTGTTTTCGGTGTTGTGGCAGCGTACGTGGTAGGGATTATCAGATATGTTTACGGACTGGCATTTTAA
- a CDS encoding stage V sporulation protein AE, whose product MTETRRVIIVTDGDVYAAKTIAYAAKKVGGRCISQSKGNPTFLTGPEIVKLILKTPYDPVFVMFDDCGLLEEGPGERALIHVAEHPQIEVLGVIAVAAKTHGSEWTNIDVSIDRDGQISEYGVDKSGIREFEVGKMTGDTVYCLDRLNVPIIVGIGDIGKMSRKDSVDRGSPITMKAVELILERSGMADERKKSRTEDENFI is encoded by the coding sequence ATGACAGAGACAAGAAGGGTCATTATCGTGACAGATGGAGATGTGTATGCGGCCAAAACGATTGCTTATGCGGCAAAGAAAGTCGGCGGCAGATGCATTTCCCAGTCTAAAGGAAATCCCACTTTTTTGACAGGTCCGGAGATTGTGAAGCTAATCTTAAAAACCCCATATGACCCTGTCTTTGTCATGTTTGATGATTGCGGTCTTTTAGAAGAAGGTCCAGGTGAAAGAGCGCTTATACATGTGGCGGAGCATCCTCAAATTGAAGTGCTTGGGGTCATTGCCGTTGCAGCGAAAACGCACGGATCTGAATGGACGAATATTGATGTATCCATCGACCGGGACGGACAGATTTCCGAATATGGGGTCGATAAAAGCGGCATAAGAGAATTTGAAGTTGGAAAAATGACGGGAGACACCGTTTATTGCCTGGACAGACTGAATGTGCCGATTATCGTCGGAATCGGCGACATTGGAAAAATGTCCCGAAAAGACAGCGTTGACCGCGGTTCTCCAATCACCATGAAAGCAGTTGAATTAATCCTGGAAAGGAGCGGTATGGCAGATGAGCGAAAAAAAAGCAGAACAGAAGACGAAAATTTCATCTAA
- a CDS encoding stage V sporulation protein AA, whose amino-acid sequence MEKTVYIRLRHRVQVRPDDCITVSKIAQIVAEEELRTRISSLVVHRVEPSDKNIVVIDVMRVLAEVHKTDPDIDVQAVGPAQTIVEIVFQKKSYSPVLFALVWILLFVGAALAIMNFHEDVSMQLVHKRLYTIITGKTSEHPLLLQIPYSIGLGLGMILFFNHLFKKRINEEPSPLEVEMFNYQLDMDMYVSMKENKESMKKIDDH is encoded by the coding sequence ATGGAAAAAACGGTATACATCCGGCTGCGTCACAGAGTGCAGGTCCGCCCTGACGATTGTATTACCGTCTCAAAAATTGCTCAGATTGTGGCTGAAGAGGAGCTCCGGACCCGGATATCATCTCTTGTTGTTCACAGGGTAGAGCCGAGTGATAAGAATATCGTCGTGATTGATGTCATGCGGGTGCTTGCAGAGGTACATAAGACAGACCCGGATATTGATGTTCAGGCTGTTGGGCCTGCGCAGACAATTGTTGAGATTGTGTTTCAGAAAAAATCATATTCGCCTGTTTTGTTCGCGCTTGTCTGGATTCTGCTCTTTGTTGGAGCTGCGCTTGCGATTATGAATTTTCATGAAGATGTCAGCATGCAGCTTGTGCATAAACGGCTGTATACGATTATTACCGGAAAAACGTCTGAGCATCCGCTTCTTCTGCAAATCCCATATTCGATCGGACTCGGTCTTGGGATGATTCTGTTTTTCAATCATCTCTTTAAAAAGAGAATTAATGAAGAGCCCAGTCCGCTTGAGGTCGAGATGTTCAATTATCAGCTCGACATGGATATGTATGTGTCCATGAAAGAAAACAAAGAAAGCATGAAAAAAATCGATGATCATTAA
- the lysA gene encoding diaminopimelate decarboxylase, producing MFLHGSSKVNEQNHLEIGGVDATELASKYGTPLYIYDVALIRERARSFKHTFEKLGVKAQVAYASKAFSSVAMFQLVEEEGLSLDVVSGGELYTAVTAGFPADRIHFHGNNKSREELEMAIKLNIGCVVVDNFREIELIKEIAAGEKTTVPVLLRVTPGVEAHTHDYITTGQEDSKFGFDLQNGQVERAMESVLSSDAFDLLGYHCHIGSQIFDATGFVLAAEKIFTKVTYWKETFQYEPKVVNLGGGFGIRYTEEDEPMPATYYVEKIVESIKQQVKESGIAMPEIWIEPGRSLVGDAGTTIYSIGSEKVVPNVRKYVSVDGGMSDNIRPALYQAKYEAALANRMNDPKDDSVSIAGKCCESGDMLIWDLPLPQANPDDLLAVFCTGAYGYSMANNYNRIPRPPVVFAENGEAQLVIKRETYQDLVALDLPLKSKVSQC from the coding sequence TTGTTCTTACACGGAAGCAGCAAAGTCAACGAGCAGAATCACCTTGAAATCGGGGGAGTAGATGCAACTGAACTTGCATCTAAATATGGTACACCTCTTTATATTTACGATGTCGCGCTTATTCGCGAACGTGCGAGAAGCTTTAAACATACATTTGAAAAACTTGGCGTGAAGGCGCAGGTTGCCTATGCAAGCAAAGCGTTTTCATCCGTTGCCATGTTTCAGCTGGTCGAAGAAGAAGGACTTTCCCTTGATGTCGTATCAGGAGGAGAGCTTTATACAGCTGTAACAGCAGGCTTTCCGGCAGACAGAATTCATTTCCACGGCAATAATAAAAGCAGAGAAGAGCTGGAAATGGCGATCAAGCTGAACATAGGCTGCGTTGTTGTTGACAATTTCAGAGAAATCGAGCTTATCAAAGAGATTGCCGCTGGTGAAAAAACGACTGTTCCGGTTCTATTGAGGGTAACTCCAGGTGTTGAAGCGCATACACATGACTACATTACGACCGGACAGGAAGATTCAAAATTTGGCTTTGACCTTCAAAACGGCCAGGTAGAACGCGCGATGGAAAGTGTTCTTTCATCAGATGCATTCGATCTTCTCGGCTATCACTGCCATATTGGTTCACAGATCTTCGATGCAACGGGCTTCGTTCTGGCTGCTGAAAAAATCTTCACTAAAGTGACGTACTGGAAAGAAACGTTTCAGTATGAACCGAAAGTGGTCAATCTAGGCGGCGGATTCGGCATCCGCTATACAGAAGAAGATGAGCCGATGCCGGCAACGTATTATGTTGAAAAAATCGTTGAAAGCATCAAGCAGCAGGTGAAGGAAAGCGGGATTGCCATGCCTGAAATCTGGATTGAACCGGGCCGTTCGCTTGTAGGTGACGCCGGCACAACCATTTATTCCATCGGCTCAGAAAAAGTGGTGCCGAATGTCCGCAAATATGTCTCTGTCGACGGCGGCATGAGCGACAACATCCGTCCTGCCCTTTATCAGGCAAAATACGAAGCAGCCCTTGCGAACCGGATGAATGATCCAAAGGATGACTCTGTTTCCATCGCCGGCAAATGCTGCGAGAGCGGGGACATGCTTATTTGGGATCTTCCTCTGCCGCAAGCAAACCCAGATGATCTGCTGGCAGTCTTCTGCACAGGTGCATACGGATACTCCATGGCAAACAACTATAACCGCATTCCGCGTCCTCCGGTTGTTTTTGCAGAAAATGGAGAAGCACAGCTTGTCATTAAAAGAGAAACGTATCAGGATCTGGTCGCACTGGATCTGCCGTTAAAATCAAAAGTGTCTCAATGCTGA